Part of the Planctomycetota bacterium genome is shown below.
CGGTCGCGGGCGGGAGGAAACCATGGGCGATCTCGCGGCAAGGATGACCAGCCTGGGCGGCCTTTTCCTGATGATGGCCCTTGCGCTCGCCTTCGGCGAGAACCGCCGGCGCATCAGCCTCCGCCTGGTCCTCGCGGGCTAGAGTTCCCGGAAGTGATTTCAAAACCTTGGCGCACGGATTGCGAGTCCCGAAGAGATCCCGTTGGGACAATCCGTGGTGCCCGGGACCGGCTTTTTCGCCCGACAGGCGGTCGCCGCCGTCCCGGAGGGACAGCGCGGGACGAGTTTTTAAAACCCCTTCAGTCCTCCGCCGGCCAGCCTCGGCCGGTTTGGGCTTGGCAACCGGCGTGCCGTGTTCTACGCTAGAAGGAGTCGGCCGCATGGCGTTCCGCCGCCACCGTCGGCCGACCGGAAATCCACTTATGAGCAAGAAAGACTGGTTCCAGGCATTCGATTCCGAGTTGTGGCTCCAGGGCGACGAGGACGCCGGGACCCAGGCCGCCTTCATCCGGAAGGTCCTCGGCCTGCGCAAAGGCCAGACGGTGCTGGACGCGCCGTGCGGCGAGGGGCGCATCGCGGTTCTCCTCGCCGAGGCCGGTCTGCTCGTCATGGGCATCGACCACAATCCATACTTTCTCGAGCGCGCCCGGGCGCGGTTCGAGGAGGGAGAACTCGAAGGCGAGTTTCTCGTCGGCGACATCCGCGAAATCTCGCTCTTGGGATGTTTCCACGCCGCCTTCAACTGGGGCGGCAGTTTCGGATATTTCTCCGACGAGGAGAACCTGGAGACCCTTCGCCGGCTCGCCCGCGCCGTTCGCCCCGGAGGCCGCGTCCTCGTGGACCAGCCCAACCGCGAATATGTCCTTCGGCACTTCGTGAAGGAGCGCCGCCACGGACCGCTCACGGTCCTCAACCGCTGGAACGCCCGCCGCCAGCGCATCGAATCCCGGTGGACCCTCCGCCGGCGAGGCACCAAGCACACCTACCCCATGGCTATCCGCCTTTACACGCCCGTCCAGATGCGCCGGCTGTTCAAGCAGGTGGGCCTGAAGGTCGAGGCGGCCTACGGCAGCCCGGACGGCAAAAAGTTTCGCCGCACCTCCCACCGCCTCATCCTCGTCGGGCGAAAAACGAAGAAGTAGCGCACCCGGCCGGCGAACG
Proteins encoded:
- a CDS encoding class I SAM-dependent methyltransferase encodes the protein MSKKDWFQAFDSELWLQGDEDAGTQAAFIRKVLGLRKGQTVLDAPCGEGRIAVLLAEAGLLVMGIDHNPYFLERARARFEEGELEGEFLVGDIREISLLGCFHAAFNWGGSFGYFSDEENLETLRRLARAVRPGGRVLVDQPNREYVLRHFVKERRHGPLTVLNRWNARRQRIESRWTLRRRGTKHTYPMAIRLYTPVQMRRLFKQVGLKVEAAYGSPDGKKFRRTSHRLILVGRKTKK